From Arcticibacter tournemirensis, one genomic window encodes:
- the ruvB gene encoding Holliday junction branch migration DNA helicase RuvB has translation MLNENLDPDAERLSPAEREIEKVLRPQAFEDFTGQHKILENLRIFVQAARLRGEALDHVLLHGPPGLGKTTLSHIIANEMGVNIKITSGPVLDKPGDLAGLLTNLETGDILFIDEIHRLSPLVEEYLYSAMEDFKIDIMLETGPNARSVQISLNPFTLVGATTRSGLLTAPLRARFGINSRLQYYDAKLLTTIVLRSSSILKTPITDEGAYEIARRSRGTPRIANALLRRTRDFAQIKGNGSIDTEIARYALNALNVDEHGLDEMDNRILTTIIDKFKGGPVGLKTIATAVGEDEGTIEEVYEPFLIQEGFLMRTSRGREVTDLAYRHLGKMKPGGAQTLF, from the coding sequence ATGTTAAACGAGAATTTAGACCCGGATGCAGAACGGCTAAGTCCGGCAGAACGTGAGATAGAAAAAGTGCTTCGTCCGCAGGCATTTGAAGACTTTACGGGTCAGCATAAAATACTCGAAAACCTCCGTATATTTGTTCAGGCGGCAAGGCTCAGAGGCGAGGCACTGGATCATGTCCTTTTACATGGCCCCCCGGGACTCGGTAAAACTACCCTTTCCCATATCATCGCCAATGAAATGGGGGTTAACATAAAGATTACCTCCGGACCGGTTCTGGATAAGCCAGGAGATCTTGCAGGCCTCTTAACAAATCTCGAAACAGGCGACATTCTTTTTATTGATGAGATCCACAGATTGAGCCCACTGGTGGAAGAATACCTCTACTCGGCCATGGAAGATTTCAAGATCGATATTATGCTCGAAACCGGGCCTAATGCACGCTCGGTCCAGATCTCATTAAACCCTTTTACATTGGTTGGAGCAACCACCAGGTCGGGATTGTTAACCGCTCCTCTGCGGGCGCGTTTTGGGATTAACTCACGACTTCAGTATTATGATGCAAAGCTTCTGACCACTATCGTGCTCCGCTCCTCTTCCATTTTGAAAACACCTATTACAGATGAGGGTGCCTATGAAATTGCAAGAAGAAGCAGAGGAACGCCCCGAATTGCAAACGCATTGCTTCGGCGAACACGCGACTTTGCACAGATCAAGGGCAACGGGAGCATCGATACCGAAATTGCCAGGTATGCACTGAACGCGCTGAACGTGGATGAACACGGTTTGGACGAAATGGATAACAGGATTCTCACAACAATTATCGACAAATTTAAAGGAGGTCCGGTCGGTTTGAAAACCATTGCCACTGCAGTGGGCGAAGACGAAGGTACCATTGAAGAAGTCTATGAACCGTTCCTTATACAGGAAGGTTTCCTTATGCGTACATCCAGAGGCCGTGAAGTAACAGATCTTGCATATCGCCACCTTGGAAAAATGAAGCCTGGTGGAGCGCAGACTTTATTTTAA